CATACGGAAGATTTTTATTTACAATAAACCTGGGAGTTTTAAATTAAGTGCATCAAGCTTGACATTAACAAATTTTTCAAGATACCATGAAAATCCCATTTTATCAAATCGACGCTTTTACCAGCAAAGTTTTTGGCGGAAACCCGGCAGCAATTTGTCCTTTGGAGAATTGGCTTCCGGATGAAACCATGCAAGCCATTGCTGCTGAAAATAATCTCGCGGAAACTGCTTTTTTCGTAAAAATGGGAGATGATTTTGAGCTCAGGTGGTTTACCCCGGAAATGGAAGTGGATTTATGCGGCCACGCTACCCTGGCCTCAGGCCATGTTTTATTTAACCATTTGGACTTTAAACCGAATCAAATAAATTTCCACACCAAAAGCGGTGTGTTAAAAGTAAGTCAGACCAATGAGCTTTTATCCATGAATTTTCCTTCCAGAAAACCTTTAGCAACTGAAACACCACAGCAGCTTGTTGATGGACTTGGAAGGAGGCCGGCAGAAGTTCTTAAATCAAGAGATTACTTTGCGGTCTTTCAAAATGAACAGGAAGTTCTGTCCATTCAGCCGGATTTTAACATTCTTGAGCAGCTTGATTGTTTGGGAATCATCATAACGGCGGCGGGTCAAACATCTGATTTTGTTTCACGTTTTTTTGCACCGAGAGCCGGCATTCCGGAAGACCCGGTAACAGGTTCGGCCCACTGCTCTTTAGTCCCTTATTGGTCGGAAAAATTGCACAAAAAAGATTTACATGCGCTGCAGCTCTCCAAAAGGCGCGGAGAATTATTTTGCCAGGATTTGGGCGAACGTGTGTCTATTGCCGGAAATGCTGTGACCTTTGCAACCGGTACAATATACTTGTAACCCCCGCCCATTCCACAGCGTTGATTTTAATTACAAGCACTCCTAAAAATATTTTACCAATTATTCTGCTTTGCAGGTACTTAGCTATGATAGGCAAAACAGGCCTAATTCTTTCTTTTCCATAAATTTCTTGAATCCAGATGTTAAGCATTGGATTGGGGAATCCGGAGGTTTAAAAAAAGAAAAGCCCGCCTGATCTCCGGCGAGCATTTCTAGTTGGTGGTGGTTTTCCTGCTTAAAGAAAAGTTTATCTAAAACCAGAATAAAAAGTAAAGTTTAGATTATCAAGGTATATAGATAAAGTTAGTAAATCTTAAATCAGTGTTTAATTTTTGCTCCTTTTTACGATTTACGAATATGCCAAGTGAAGCAAATGTCAGATAGCGCGTATAAAATAGGAAAAAAACTTTACGAAGATCTCATTGGAACGGTTTATAGTTTCAGTTCAGAGGCAAATAAAAATACCGGCCAAATAAAAATATTGCACGAGGAGTTTGCAAAGCAAGATGATCTGGTTCAGGCTTTTCACAAATGTGCAGAAAAAAGTTGTTCAATAAGAAATCAGAACACCATATCCGCACTGTCCCACGGCGAAGGAAATGGTACCCATTACATTGTACTGGAAACTTGTAATTTAACTCCTTTAAGCATTCTTTTGAAAAAAACGCACGTTTTGTCCATTTCCGATTCCATTGGGGTTATAGAAACGCTTGCCAATACACTGCGGCAAGCCCATATCGATGAGGTAATCCACGCCCATTTATCTCCTCAAAGTATCTTTACCGAGATAAATTTCAAACAAGTTAAAATCGCCAATTTTGGCTTTGATGAGCTTATCCGTTTGTTGATCAAAAAAAAGCAAGGAAGTTTAATAAATACACTCCCATATTATTCTCCGGAACTCATTCATGGAGATAAGCCATTAAATCGCCAAAGCGACATCTACCCGTTAGGCGTCCTATTTTATCGATTCTTAGTCGGTGAACTCCCCTGGGAAACGTATGAAGCAGATGACTATCTAAGAAACCCATACCGGCGCGCCCTGGTGCCACCCAGTCTTCAACGCCTTGAAATACCTGCTCTGCTTGATGAGCTGGTTTTAGAGGCACTGGAACCGAACCTAGAAAACCGTTGTCCAACTATTAGTCAGTTTATCGAAAAAATCGCTGAAACGAAGAAGGAAGTTCTCCCAATAGTGACCTCGTCAGCCGAAATTTTTAACGATGAGGTGTTGCACGAAACGGTCACGCAATCTAATGAAACGGCCGTAAATCAGGGTGATTATCAAAAGGAAAAAAAAATCACAGAGCCAGGCACAGAACTGCAAAATAAAACGCCAGAAGCTAAAATAGATAACGAGAAAAAAGATGAGACTCTGGAAGCCCATGAAGAAGTTTCCAGCCAGCCGGGTATTCATTCAAATAGTCTAGAAAAAGAATCGCCGCCGCAATTTGAGAAGTCCCAACAAACGACGTCAGACTCCGAGACGAAGTTGGCCGAAAGCGAAACATCCCAACCGGATGAATCTCCGGAAAAAATTCCAATTCCTACAGAAAGACTTGAACAGAAACCTGTTTTGGAGAGCAGCCAATTTTCAAACGAAAATGAGGCAAAAAATCCGGATCTTGGTCCTATTCAAGAAAAAAATGAAACTGGCCAGACTACAAAAGAGGAAAGTCCGGAAATCACTCCAGAAGCAAATGAAAAAACCGTAGAGCCAAATGAGCGGGATTCGATTCCTTCTTTGGCCACATCGACGCCGGAGCCAGAAACAGGTGAAGCACCGGTGAGCCCAAGAATTGAACCTCAAGAACACATCCCCGATAACAATGAGAAAGAAACTGCCCCCCTTCCGCCCCAGGAAGAAGTTCCTTCCCAACTCATGATGGATTCTAATAATTTAGAAAAACAAACGCCGGCACAATTAGAGAATCTTCAAGAACCACCGTCAGAGCCAACGACTGCAGATACAACATCTGCAGCATCTCCGGAACCTA
The DNA window shown above is from candidate division KSB1 bacterium and carries:
- a CDS encoding PhzF family phenazine biosynthesis protein; amino-acid sequence: MKIPFYQIDAFTSKVFGGNPAAICPLENWLPDETMQAIAAENNLAETAFFVKMGDDFELRWFTPEMEVDLCGHATLASGHVLFNHLDFKPNQINFHTKSGVLKVSQTNELLSMNFPSRKPLATETPQQLVDGLGRRPAEVLKSRDYFAVFQNEQEVLSIQPDFNILEQLDCLGIIITAAGQTSDFVSRFFAPRAGIPEDPVTGSAHCSLVPYWSEKLHKKDLHALQLSKRRGELFCQDLGERVSIAGNAVTFATGTIYL